One genomic segment of Chitinophaga sancti includes these proteins:
- a CDS encoding ABC transporter ATP-binding protein yields MENSILTVSGLNVRYGSLHAVQDVSFDVKAGEIFGLLGPNGAGKTSTLSAIEGLLRPQSGQVHIAGYDIRQQPLLAKANMGVQLQSTSFQPELTVAEIVNLYAGLYGVEPQLEKLGEIPPHKKMSELSGGQQQRVSLLITTIHNPKLVLLDEPTTGLDPQSRRNLWEKIEAIRENGNGVVLTTHSMEEAEAVCDRLAIIDHGRVLTIDTPEGLIEKYRDDPEVVSVSRKGKITLEDVFITLTGRAVRF; encoded by the coding sequence ATGGAAAACAGTATCCTCACCGTATCCGGGCTTAATGTCAGGTATGGTTCCCTGCACGCCGTACAGGATGTTTCGTTCGATGTAAAGGCAGGAGAAATCTTTGGGCTGCTCGGCCCGAATGGGGCCGGGAAAACCAGTACACTCAGCGCTATTGAAGGTTTACTTCGCCCACAATCCGGGCAGGTCCATATAGCCGGTTACGATATACGACAGCAGCCGCTGCTTGCAAAAGCTAATATGGGAGTACAACTGCAAAGCACCAGTTTTCAACCGGAGCTGACGGTGGCGGAGATAGTTAATTTGTATGCAGGATTATATGGGGTGGAACCACAGTTGGAAAAGCTGGGAGAAATACCTCCCCATAAGAAAATGTCTGAATTGTCAGGTGGACAGCAACAAAGGGTCAGCTTGCTTATTACTACTATTCACAATCCTAAACTGGTGTTGCTGGATGAACCTACTACGGGGTTGGATCCACAATCGAGGAGAAACCTGTGGGAGAAGATTGAGGCTATCAGGGAAAACGGGAATGGGGTGGTGTTGACTACGCATAGTATGGAGGAGGCGGAAGCGGTGTGTGATAGGTTGGCGATTATTGATCATGGAAGGGTGTTGACGATTGATACGCCAGAGGGGTTGATTGAGAAATATAGGGATGATCCGGAAGTGGTGAGTGTGTCAAGGAAAGGGAAGATTACACTCGAAGATGTATTTATTACCCTGACCGGACGGGCGGTTAGATTTTAG